In the Dysidea avara chromosome 14, odDysAvar1.4, whole genome shotgun sequence genome, GCCAACCTCCTCACCAACGGCTGCATCATTTGTTTCGCTCACTCCTGAGCAGTTTGCTCAATTATTGGGCAAATTAGATGAAGTCGTTGTGGGGAATCGTAGTGGGGAGAGTGGTGACACTCAACCACGCCAGCGCCACCCTTACAGGTATGAATTATTCAGGCTTAAAAGAACAACTGTTATGATTGTATTATATTCTGCAGAGGATACTACTCAAGGTCATCTACTGAccacaacagcagcagcagcagccgaAGGACCTGAAGGTACTATATTTGTTTCAATTGGACACTGGAGGGCTAAGGAATGTTCACCATCTATGACAAAACAAACACAGGCAAAATTTTCCCTTGAACACGGAGGGGAGACATTTGTGACCCAAATTTGGAAGACATGTCTTAGTGTCATTCATGCTTGAAACAGTTAGAATTTTCAATTCATTGTGTTACCCTAGGAATTCTATCGGGGATGGCTCTCCCTTTTCTTACAATTTCCATGAGTAGTGTTACATTACAAGTCCCTATATAGGGTATGGTGGGAACACTTGGGATTCAGAATGGACCTAGAAAAAGAAATCGTGTGTAATTAGTGTATGCATGGCATGTTCTTATGTATAATAAGCTTTAATAGTTTTCCAACACATTACAGTAGTTTCTCTCATAAAACTAGCATCTTTGACCAACATGCCAAGTATAATAAAACCATGGACCATTATAGGTCTTTAACCTTTAAGCCTTGCATATCTGTATATAGGAGGATAAGTCAGACCTAGCCACTTTGAATATGTGTCCATAATTTGATATTGTTGTCCATTATAGTACCATGTCACTTTTTTTTGTCTCTGCAGAAGTGATCAAGTATGAAGAATGTACAAGTGTTTTAATAAAGTCTTTTTAGTACTTTTAAATAAACTATTCTATATTAAAATATTGCACTGTGGCCACAATTGCAAGTTGTGGTACCAGACAGACAGTGATATAGTTATGTTATACTTAGGGCCTGTGCCTGATTGTCGGCTTTCCAACTGCAGGTTCCATTGTCAGGAAAACAATAAAGTTGAGCAACTAACTTTAATCTGTTGCACCTAATAAGTGAGCACCAAAGCTCCTCATCCCTATTGGGTTCATACACCTGTCTACAAAATTCCAAGGATAGCTCAAGCAACGCTACTGTCAGGAATGCATTCCAGAAAACATGCTAGTAATCTAGTTTGGCCTAGAAATAGTTTTGCGCTAATAAAATGAATGTTATACCTTGATAATTTTTaaacgctctattagagtatacttcAAGGCTCTGTAACAATACAGGTGACATTTCTATTATATTGTAATAAAAATTAAGAAGGTTTGTGCCCTCTCTGTGTATTCATCATTTATTCAATTGTTAAAGTAAAGAGCAAACATGTCATTGATCTGGTTGTTGGTAGGCCCTCCAGAGAGTAGATTTTGAAGGTAAGGCATCTGCTGAAATTAAAAAAACATGAAGTGTATAATGGCTAATTATCTTGCAATTATTGTGTAATGCAAATATACAATATGCTTATTATAGTGGAGCCTGTAAAATAACAACACTTGAGGAACATGTTGGCCGTTTGCTTTTCATTTGTATGGAACCTTTGTAAGGTACATAGTTAGTTTGACTTGAAAATCTTTGACTGGAACTGTTAGAGGCAAAGCCAAAGTACTGTGAAGGCTACTGATCTATCATACAGCTTCCTGCAATTCCTTGTAAGGAAGCATTTTTTCTAACATTTATAGCAAAGATTTTTCTAGTATTTATAATTCTATAGTCAGGCCTTACCTCTATCACACACAAGAATGTGTGAGTACATGTGACAAGTAGGCAAGACCTGTAATTAAGAAAATTGAATATTGTAAGAAACATATATATTGAACCTGCTATACCTACGTACCTGTATTGTCTAACAACAGTACCTCTTCAATTATTTTGACCAACCTTTCACTATTTAACATTTTTATGCAAAGCTGTAACAATCATTACTCACAATAAGATAACTAGTTCCTTAATTGCTATGTGAGCAAAGGCCTACAAGTCACAAATTCAAATTATATGGTTGTTATTGTACCTTGCACTGTGAATATATAACACATAACTTGACAGGTCAGCTTTAGCCAGTTGAACATGTTCAACTGCCCAGGGGTCACCACGGGGAGGCGCTGACCATGTACGCAGTGTTATAGTAATAGACGgtattccaaatgacgtcacgAAATAAATATGGCGGCGTTATTTGGGGTATTCTAATGTTTTCGAGTTAGCATTTGATGGCTGTCCAGTCCCTCTGAGGTGATTGCTGAACACTGAGGTAGACTTACGAGCAAAATTCAATGCAATTTTgattgtttatgttttgtagaTATTGTTTCTACTCGCTGGCTGAAGTTGCATTTCTTTGGCGTGGTTTTCAGCATGAAGTCCGTGTCCCATCAGGCGCACGGAGATGACTTCGCCTGCCATTTCGAGTTACTGAATGAAGAGGATATCCCAGGTGCTTCACTCAATGGAAAAAAGCCTCGTGAACTAAATGTTCATCAGTTGAAGCGTTGGTTAACGTGTCGTGGAGCTCCAGTCAGTGGGAAAAAACCTGAGCTTATAGAAAGGTTAGCATTAATATCATAACAATTATGATTACTGCATGTCTCCACAAATAGAGTCGAGTGTTACATCAAATATGGGTGGGATCAGTTCATCATTGATCCTGATAAAGGAGTTCATAGTCGTCATAAACTGACAACTTCAGTGCACATTCCAGGTACAGAATCCTACAATCTCCTTCGATCTTTGCCAAGTCAAAAAGATGTGGATTGGACAAAACGGTTGTATCTGTTGCCAACTATCACATTTAGTACCATCTATGACTTCCTTGTTGATCGCAAAATGTTATTACGAAAAGTGAGCTACATTGAAAATGCTCTTGACAGCAGAGAAGATGCACCGATTGGAAAGAACAACCCACAAGCCAGTGATACACTACCAAATGTCATGGATAACCCAACAGTTAAAGTTGATGGTGAATCATGGTATGAGTCAGTGGAATACACAAGGTCATTAGATAAAGCATATAGGTTTTTTAAGGATGGTCATGTTCAAGACATCAAGTACCACCCTTGGGATAATCAACCAGATGTTGTATGTGTAACAACTACAGTACTGCCATCCATGCGCAAAGATCGTATTTACCATGTCACTCTGATAATTAGGGAATCGAGTGCCCGTGTGATTACTGCTTATTGTACTTGCCCAGCAGGACTGTCAGGGTGCTGTAATCATGTTACTGCATCATTGTATTGCCTAGAAGATTATGTACATATGGGACTAAGGGAAGAAGAACTAAAGGGCTGTACTGAGAAGCTACAGAGATGGAACCAGCCCAAAAAGCAGCACATGGAACCACGTCCAACTGATGAAGTGAGTCCTTTTAAGGCAGAGTATGGAAAGGAAAAGCACAGAAAAAGGCAACATGTCAACAAGTGGGATTGTCGGCCAGACAGTCGACGAATTGTTGATCCGAATAGGGCTAGAAAATTAAGAGAGAGTCTTGTTATAATTGAGAAGAAGAGGATGGATGAAGCAGAGTTTGATATGTGCACTGCAACCACTGAAAAAACAAGAAAAGTAGCACACGAAAAGAAATGCATGCTTTCCAGTTATGGAACATCTTGTTTTTTACAAATTTTAGATGAAGAACCTGCTCCTAGTGAAAACAGGCAAGAAGAATTACGTAAATTGAGAATTGAAAGAGCTAAAAAGAAACAGCAGCTTTACAAGCAACAATTGTCTTACAAACAGACATGTGTTCAACATGATCACGGCTATAGTTGTCTTAGCAGTGATGTACCACCCAcaaagcagcagcaacagcagcagcagcctgAAAGTGAGTATAAAATCCATACATTAGTAGATGACCTATACAGTAATCATGTCAAGATTGATCCTTCAACAATAAAGGAGCTTGAGGCATTGACAAGAGAACAAAGCAAATCAGAGAAATGGCTATGTGAGCGACAATTGCGTATTACAGCTTCGGTTATGAAAGAAGTTTGCCATCACCGTGCAAGTACAAAGTGTGAAGCATTTATTAGGAAAAAGTTATCTACTACTCCTATTAATGTCCCTGCAATTAATTATGGAAAGAGCAATGAACATGCTGCAATTACTGGGTATGTGAATCACCAGAGAAGCAATGGCAAGATAATCCAAATAGAATCCTGTGGTATTTTTGTGCATCACAAAAACTGTTGGCTGGCTGGAAGTCCTGATGCTATTGTTTATGACAGCACTGAAGTGAATCACCAGAAAGGCTGTTTAGAGGTTAAATGTCCTTATGTTTGCGAGAAGCGCTCAATCAAGGATTCCTGCAAAGAAGTGAGTGGATTTTGTTTGATGGAGAAAGAAGACATCTTGCAGCTCTCCAAGTCACATGCTTATTTTTACCAAGTACAGACCCAGATGTATGTGACAGGCTTTCACTGGTGTGATTTCTTCATCTGGTCGTCTACAGGTGAACCCTTTCTCCAACGAATTAATTACGATGCTGTGTTCATGGGAAAAGCACTTTTAACAGCCAAGGCCTTTTATTTTCACAAATTTTTACCAGCAGTTGCTCAATATTTCATTGTACAGCCATCCTGTTTTGGTAATACTACTGGTATTGGAAGTAATACTACTGGTGATGGTAGCAATACTACTGGTATTGGAAGTAATACTACTGGTGATGGTAGCAATACTACTGGTGATGGTAGCAACACTACCAGTAAAGGTAACAATACTACTGGTGATGGTAGCAATACTACTGGTATTGGAAGTAATACTACTGGTGATGGTAGCAATACTACTGGTGATGGTAGCAACACTACCAGTAAAGGTAACAATACTACTGGTGATGGTAGCAACACTACCAGTAAAGGTAACAACATTACTGGTGAAGGTAGCAACACTACCGGTGATGGTAGCATCAGTCATGGTACTGATTTAGAGAAGGTTGCAGATTCTGAAGATCTGGAATTGGTTGCAGTGTTTAGTAAGCCATCAACATGTTTGCAAAGCTTGCAAATACTATTGGACCACTTGATGTTGAAGAGACATTCTGTAAATGGTGATGGAAGCTGCCTTTATCATGCTGTGGCGCACCAAGCAGGACTAATCACAGCTTCCAGTACTGGTGATGAAGTAGTTAGCAGACACCTGAGATGCCTTGTATTATTATCGATGTTAAACTATCCAGCTGTACGACTTGAAGCTATTATGTCACAAGAAGAGTGGCTACAAAAGCAGAAAGAAACTGTAATTCCCACTAACTGGGGAGGAGATTTAGATGTTAGACTTATGGCCATTGGTTTAAAAAGGAATATTATGGTTATAACAGATTCTGCATCAGGAAATGTTTTTGGTCGATATTTTCCTTGTACACCACCACCGATTCCTAAAATGAAAGGGGGAGTTTTCATACCATTAACATATGGAGACATTTATGGTACAAAAAATTTCTCCCAGGATACATTGTTTATAATCTACAATGGTTGTAATCATTATGATTCCACATGTaaagtatatactactatgtgATAGTGCGTACTATGATGCATACGATTGTACATGTATTGTTGAAATTTTGACTTACATACATTATTATAATACAAGTTATGCCATATGGTCAGCAAACTAAGGGTGGACTAAAATTACATAACATAATGCAAACATAAATAAGTTCATTAATCGAGTCCCACATTGATGCTGGAATAGGTGAATGCAAAATTCGAAATTCTTTAAATCGTAGTATGGCTCTTTCCACGTGAATTCTCAACTTAGCTATTTTCTTAGTCTTTAATACATCCTCACACGAGAATTGAGTGCTTGAGCTTAAAAATGGAGGGATATTTAATCTTACTCCCAATGGAGCAAGCAAATCTTGAATGTCAAAGCCTTTATCGGCCATTATCTCATCACTGATTTCCAGTTTGTCTAATAGCCCACTGACTTGGACTAACTTTTTGTCTGAAATAGAGCCTTCATAGACAGGTGAAACAAACACAATTGGCCCACTTGGAATAATACCTATCAAGACTTTGACACTGTTTTTATTCTTGTACGATGAAAAAGTACAAGATTGGGACACTAGTGATGATGGACGTTCAATTCCAAACTCTGTTGCATCAATGATGAGTCTAGTGTTAGGGTACTGCTCTTTGAATGCTGCTGGCATATATTTTTTCACTACATGCCATGGAGGATAACGTTCTAACCCTTTTAAACTATGATACAGCAAATTAATCCAAGT is a window encoding:
- the LOC136244404 gene encoding uncharacterized protein — encoded protein: MKSVSHQAHGDDFACHFELLNEEDIPGASLNGKKPRELNVHQLKRWLTCRGAPVSGKKPELIERVECYIKYGWDQFIIDPDKGVHSRHKLTTSVHIPGTESYNLLRSLPSQKDVDWTKRLYLLPTITFSTIYDFLVDRKMLLRKVSYIENALDSREDAPIGKNNPQASDTLPNVMDNPTVKVDGESWYESVEYTRSLDKAYRFFKDGHVQDIKYHPWDNQPDVVCVTTTVLPSMRKDRIYHVTLIIRESSARVITAYCTCPAGLSGCCNHVTASLYCLEDYVHMGLREEELKGCTEKLQRWNQPKKQHMEPRPTDEVSPFKAEYGKEKHRKRQHVNKWDCRPDSRRIVDPNRARKLRESLVIIEKKRMDEAEFDMCTATTEKTRKVAHEKKCMLSSYGTSCFLQILDEEPAPSENRQEELRKLRIERAKKKQQLYKQQLSYKQTCVQHDHGYSCLSSDVPPTKQQQQQQQPESEYKIHTLVDDLYSNHVKIDPSTIKELEALTREQSKSEKWLCERQLRITASVMKEVCHHRASTKCEAFIRKKLSTTPINVPAINYGKSNEHAAITGYVNHQRSNGKIIQIESCGIFVHHKNCWLAGSPDAIVYDSTEVNHQKGCLEVKCPYVCEKRSIKDSCKEVSGFCLMEKEDILQLSKSHAYFYQVQTQMYVTGFHWCDFFIWSSTGEPFLQRINYDAVFMGKALLTAKAFYFHKFLPAVAQYFIVQPSCFGNTTGIGSNTTGDGSNTTGIGSNTTGDGSNTTGDGSNTTSKGNNTTGDGSNTTGIGSNTTGDGSNTTGDGSNTTSKGNNTTGDGSNTTSKGNNITGEGSNTTGDGSISHGTDLEKVADSEDLELVAVFSKPSTCLQSLQILLDHLMLKRHSVNGDGSCLYHAVAHQAGLITASSTGDEVVSRHLRCLVLLSMLNYPAVRLEAIMSQEEWLQKQKETVIPTNWGGDLDVRLMAIGLKRNIMVITDSASGNVFGRYFPCTPPPIPKMKGGVFIPLTYGDIYGTKNFSQDTLFIIYNGCNHYDSTCKVYTTM